From the Juglans microcarpa x Juglans regia isolate MS1-56 chromosome 3D, Jm3101_v1.0, whole genome shotgun sequence genome, the window AGCCCTCAACGAGTTCGCCAGGGCCCGTCAGCCTTTTCTGGGCCGATGGTGAGGTGTCACTCGCCGGTGGTCGACGTCATCTCCAAGAATGAACTTGCGAAAAAAAATCAAGTCGCCGGTGCTAGGACCTACGCTAGACAGCCCTCAGCGAGGTCGCCGGGGCCCCATCGACCTTGTCTGGGCCAGTAGTGATGCGTCACTCGCCGGTCTTAGGTGGTTGCATGGTGGCAGCTTGTCTTCTCTCTCATAGGAACCTAGGGTTTTCTCTCTATTCTCTCTCATCCTCCTTTTTTTTGGTAATCAAAACCATTATCATCCATATCAACCTGGTAAAATACAATTTCCATGGTACCAAATCAGCAGCCAGTTCGTTGACCATTTTCTATAAAGCAACTAACCATTAACAGAGTAAAAACAGATGAAAGACATTTGAgagcacaaaaataaaatatatagaaaattctCGACCCTCTATACCTTCCGATAGACACCCCCAATTGTGATTGTGCAAAGACAGCAATGAAGTGAACAAGGCAGAAGCAGTAACGCTGTGCAACGGCATCAAAGACTGCTGCACACCAGTCAACTCCACAGGAAGCCTAAACGGCAACATTAAACTTCCAAGGCttacaatttaacatattcAAGATCATAAAGAGGCAACCAAAGTATATTAGCAAGTTCCATGTCCATGGTTATCTAATTAAATACTTGCAAAGTTAGGATTCCTAAACAGAATCAAATAATGTACCACAAAAAGAGACTTTGGATGAGCCGGGGGGAAGAACCTTTGGATGCAAGAGATTGGTTCAACAGGAGATTTCAAATGGAAATATCAGGAAAATCGTGACAAGAGTAACCCCAGGAGAACCACTTCAAACCCACAAGAAAAATTTTTTGGGGGGTGGCGGGCAGAGTCCCGCAAAAACCTTAATGCGCCGATTGGTAGCTAAGACGAAGAAGTATAATAACGAAACTGAAATATCAGTTGTCAAACATTTATTGCCCGCTACATTACAGCAAGCTTAAAACTTGGCCGGGTTTCTTagtcaattttcaaataaagaaACGAAATAAGAACACAGAAACCAAACGAATTGCATTATACATTTCACTTTCTAGGGAGCTATCAAATGGGTACAAAAAATGGCAAAAGCGTAACCTGGATAAGACGCGCTTCTCAACAGCGAGTCCTCCAGTCAACTTGGAAGCTTTCGCAGCCAAAggtgatgaagaagatgaagtacggCTTAGCAGGGCTTTGGCAGAAGCGGAAGAGATTAGTAGGGTTCTTCTCGCA encodes:
- the LOC121255691 gene encoding protein NUCLEAR FUSION DEFECTIVE 6, mitochondrial — translated: MAANCARRTLLISSASAKALLSRTSSSSSPLAAKASKLTGGLAVEKRVLSRLPVELTGVQQSLMPLHSVTASALFTSLLSLHNHNWGCLSEGFATPL